One genomic segment of Cystobacter fuscus DSM 2262 includes these proteins:
- a CDS encoding response regulator yields the protein MSVTIDYQRIFNLSPNPYMILDRELRYVAANEAYLSVTASRFEDIVGQYVLAAFPNDPNDPDNLPARMLRESFERVLKRRTPDTLALIPYRVPLHTPEGIVVRDRFWSATHTPLLDERGEVAFILQHTVDVTELQELKRTVRAVRVAQEDGASQAQLEAGVLHRARSVQDANRTLDEERNRLRRLFEQAPGFVTVLRGPNLVFEMSNPAYYQLVGHRDIIGKPLREALPETVEQGFQALLEKVLTTGEPFVGQGMLVRLQRTPDAPLSDVYVDFVYQPIIEPDGTISGVFAQGQDVTEQKRAQDELRRYQEHLEELVRERTQALEQSEAERRETEAALRQAQKMEAVGKLTGGVAHDFNNLLQVIGGNLQLLQNEVAGNERGQRRLQTAVGAVDRGAKLAAQLLAFARRQPLEPVVINLGRLVRGMDELLRRALGEDIEVETVITGGLWNTFADANQLENVILNLAINARDAMESHGRLTIEASNAMLDDHYAHLHQDVVPGQYVLLAISDTGCGMSPEVLERAFEPFFTTKPEGRGTGLGLSMVYGFVKQTGGHVKIYSEVGHGTTMKIYLPRAFQAETAPTEVLEGPIEGGNETILVVEDDVAVRATAVEMLSELGYRVLKAGDAQSALAIIQSGMAVDLLFTDVVMPGPVRSPELARQARQALPELEVLFTSGYTENAIVHGGRLDPGVALLVKPYRREDLARKIRMMLRNRQQRQNARDMQALRRERVRTARAPEPPKKTRLRVLLVEDDEDIRTSAYELLGILGHDVLAVPSAEEARTALSTSRFDVLFTDVSLPGMSGVELAREAVRRIPGLRVIVASGYGNATEGLDKGLSAVVLPKPYALQQIERALDQVGEGL from the coding sequence ATGTCCGTGACTATTGACTATCAGAGGATCTTCAACCTCTCGCCCAACCCCTACATGATCCTGGACCGTGAGCTGCGCTACGTGGCGGCCAACGAGGCCTACCTGAGCGTCACGGCGAGCCGGTTCGAGGACATCGTGGGTCAGTACGTCCTGGCGGCGTTTCCCAACGATCCGAACGATCCGGACAACCTCCCGGCGCGCATGCTGCGCGAGTCGTTCGAGCGGGTGCTGAAGCGGCGGACCCCGGACACGCTGGCGCTCATTCCCTACCGGGTGCCCCTGCATACGCCCGAGGGCATCGTCGTCCGGGATCGTTTCTGGAGTGCCACCCACACGCCGCTGCTCGACGAGCGGGGCGAGGTGGCCTTCATCCTCCAGCACACCGTGGACGTGACGGAGTTGCAGGAGCTCAAGCGCACGGTGCGTGCCGTGCGGGTGGCGCAGGAAGACGGGGCCTCCCAGGCTCAACTCGAGGCCGGCGTGCTCCACCGCGCGCGCAGTGTCCAGGATGCCAACCGCACGCTGGATGAGGAGCGCAACCGGCTGCGCCGGCTGTTCGAGCAGGCACCGGGTTTCGTGACGGTCTTGCGCGGGCCCAACCTCGTCTTCGAGATGAGCAACCCCGCCTACTACCAGCTCGTGGGCCACCGGGACATCATTGGCAAGCCGCTGCGCGAGGCGCTCCCGGAGACGGTGGAGCAGGGCTTCCAGGCGCTGCTGGAGAAGGTGCTCACGACGGGGGAGCCGTTCGTCGGCCAGGGCATGCTGGTGCGCCTGCAGCGCACGCCGGACGCGCCGCTCAGCGACGTGTACGTCGACTTCGTGTACCAGCCCATCATCGAGCCGGATGGGACCATCTCGGGCGTCTTCGCCCAGGGGCAGGACGTCACCGAGCAGAAGCGCGCCCAGGACGAGCTGCGCCGCTACCAGGAGCACCTGGAGGAGCTGGTGCGCGAGCGCACCCAGGCGCTCGAGCAGAGCGAGGCCGAGCGGCGCGAGACCGAGGCCGCGCTGCGGCAGGCCCAGAAGATGGAGGCGGTGGGCAAGCTGACGGGTGGGGTGGCGCACGACTTCAACAACCTGCTGCAGGTCATCGGGGGCAACCTCCAGTTGTTGCAGAACGAGGTGGCCGGCAATGAGCGGGGCCAGCGGCGTCTGCAGACGGCGGTCGGCGCGGTGGATCGCGGCGCCAAGCTCGCCGCGCAGCTGCTCGCGTTCGCCCGGCGCCAGCCGCTCGAGCCCGTGGTCATCAACCTGGGCCGCCTGGTGCGCGGCATGGATGAGCTGTTGCGCCGCGCGCTGGGCGAGGACATCGAGGTCGAGACGGTCATCACCGGCGGGTTGTGGAACACGTTCGCCGATGCCAACCAGCTGGAGAACGTCATCCTCAACCTGGCGATCAACGCCCGGGACGCGATGGAGTCCCACGGTCGGCTGACGATCGAGGCGAGCAACGCCATGCTCGACGATCACTACGCCCACCTGCACCAGGACGTGGTGCCCGGCCAGTACGTGCTGCTGGCCATCTCCGACACGGGCTGCGGCATGTCTCCCGAGGTGCTCGAGCGCGCGTTCGAGCCCTTCTTCACCACCAAGCCCGAGGGCCGCGGCACGGGGCTGGGGCTGAGCATGGTGTACGGCTTCGTCAAGCAGACGGGGGGCCACGTGAAGATCTACAGCGAGGTGGGCCACGGCACGACGATGAAGATCTACCTGCCCCGTGCCTTCCAGGCGGAGACGGCGCCGACCGAGGTGCTCGAGGGGCCCATCGAGGGGGGCAACGAGACCATCCTGGTGGTGGAGGACGACGTCGCGGTGCGCGCCACGGCGGTGGAGATGCTCTCGGAGCTGGGCTACCGGGTGCTCAAGGCCGGGGATGCCCAGAGCGCGCTGGCCATCATCCAGAGTGGCATGGCGGTGGATCTGCTGTTCACCGACGTGGTGATGCCCGGACCGGTGCGCAGTCCCGAGCTGGCCCGGCAGGCCCGGCAGGCCCTGCCGGAGCTCGAGGTGCTGTTCACCTCGGGCTACACGGAGAACGCCATCGTCCATGGCGGGCGGCTGGATCCGGGCGTCGCGTTGCTGGTCAAGCCCTACCGGCGCGAGGACCTGGCGCGGAAGATCCGCATGATGCTGCGCAACCGTCAGCAGCGGCAGAACGCGCGGGACATGCAGGCGCTGCGGCGTGAGCGGGTCCGGACCGCGCGTGCCCCCGAGCCCCCGAAGAAGACGCGCCTGCGCGTGCTGCTCGTGGAGGACGACGAGGACATCCGCACGTCCGCGTACGAGTTGCTGGGCATCCTCGGGCACGACGTGCTGGCGGTCCCGAGCGCGGAGGAGGCCCGCACGGCGCTGTCCACCAGCCGCTTCGACGTGCTGTTCACCGACGTGAGCCTGCCGGGCATGTCGGGGGTGGAGCTGGCGCGCGAGGCCGTGCGGCGCATTCCCGGCCTGCGCGTCATCGTCGCCTCGGGGTATGGGAACGCGACCGAGGGCCTGGACAAGGGCCTGAGCGCCGTGGTGCTGCCCAAGCCCTACGCGCTGCAGCAGATCGAGCGCGCGCTGGATCAGGTGGGCGAGGGGCTCTAG
- a CDS encoding TonB-dependent receptor plug domain-containing protein, whose protein sequence is MVCSRPRSILLALVLLVALPVHSQEKSTLLHNPPDQAEAGQALVVDGVLTGTQRILRVVLRYRGSGEPYTEAPMELQYGDLYRGVIPGTHLAAPGVEYYVEGFTPGGERVPLFKSATRPARVLVEGAEPPARVPPLSARPPPEPTAAPRQPPPPPPRAPEPAKSARKPEPTRSEPTRPEPARKPEPARKSDSDADDAMAALNAELPADTEPAAAPPAPERPSRPPAAEPAPVESTRSQMEEDLALYTAEDTLALATRHEESVKKVPAIAASFGREQIRSLGARTVADVLDVVPGLSISRDVQGFHRTAVRGLRNDAEVLFLLNGHRLNNFFDGKALMNLPVENLERIEVIRGPGSSLYGAGAFLGVVNLVTLREEGLFSSASVGGVPKKVEQGLAPAAELHLSGALGLDRLKIFGDGDVWYQEGGSTAVEKDALDADTLAQKLREPLDPAGYTHDDRFLLNLGLGAEYAISSRNRFTASVRVMSEERAALLGLFDTMGPDSRLKWLMLLGDITYERQVNEQMRVRARLSADRQYTDRLFQIGPDNFRTGPDDLTQLFPEGMLEQTLVTVSALGASVDADLSLFEGNRLSFGAVGELQTLDDYSYLTNYTSDSRRRGELAPPTGLVDIQDIAEGAASRRLAFGAFVQDQWTVVEPLTLTLGLRADVTQLPLMDKDSLAITGTHLVTSLNPRAGLVFSATDSLVLKLLYGRAFRPPTLQELLEQIPNTYYNQGRFVGNPGLQPAVVDTIELGADLIQTAGEARVRLRGNAFYEAFSHPIAAVDTSGNIVPVRNRELGVRVYGVEGEARLEASKRATAWVNASLFRAEDLELPANHLYLTDTPQARFNAGISMPIGDVINFDLVVRAGAERRNNTRSVLELVRRYRIPAYNLITAQVRTEPIADHFELALLVQNVFDFDLRDDVPRPDRIPNLLPREGLSAFLTLRAHL, encoded by the coding sequence GTGGTCTGCTCACGCCCCCGCTCCATCCTCCTCGCGCTCGTGCTGCTCGTGGCGCTGCCTGTCCACTCGCAGGAGAAGTCGACCCTGCTTCACAACCCCCCGGATCAGGCCGAAGCCGGCCAGGCCCTGGTGGTGGATGGCGTGCTCACCGGCACCCAGCGCATCCTCCGCGTGGTGCTGCGCTACCGCGGCTCCGGCGAGCCCTACACCGAGGCGCCCATGGAGTTGCAGTACGGCGATCTCTACCGGGGAGTCATTCCGGGCACGCACCTGGCCGCTCCCGGGGTCGAGTACTACGTGGAGGGCTTCACGCCCGGTGGAGAGCGGGTGCCGCTCTTCAAGAGCGCCACGCGTCCGGCCCGGGTCCTCGTCGAGGGCGCGGAGCCTCCGGCCCGGGTGCCGCCCCTGTCGGCCCGGCCGCCCCCGGAGCCGACGGCGGCCCCGCGTCAGCCCCCGCCCCCGCCTCCCCGAGCCCCCGAGCCCGCGAAGTCCGCGCGCAAGCCCGAGCCCACCCGGTCCGAGCCCACCCGCCCGGAGCCCGCGCGCAAGCCCGAGCCGGCCCGGAAGTCCGACTCCGACGCCGATGACGCCATGGCGGCGCTCAACGCCGAGCTGCCCGCGGACACGGAGCCGGCCGCCGCGCCCCCAGCTCCGGAGCGGCCCTCGCGCCCACCTGCTGCCGAGCCCGCCCCCGTCGAGTCGACGCGCTCGCAGATGGAGGAGGATCTGGCGCTCTACACCGCCGAGGACACGCTGGCGCTGGCCACGCGGCACGAGGAGTCGGTGAAGAAGGTGCCCGCCATCGCCGCCTCGTTCGGGCGCGAGCAGATCCGCTCACTCGGGGCGCGCACGGTGGCGGACGTGCTGGACGTGGTGCCCGGGCTGTCCATCAGCCGCGACGTCCAGGGCTTCCACCGCACGGCCGTGCGAGGCCTGCGCAACGACGCCGAGGTGCTCTTCCTGCTCAACGGCCACCGGCTCAACAACTTCTTCGACGGCAAGGCGCTGATGAACCTGCCGGTGGAGAACCTCGAGCGCATCGAGGTCATCCGGGGTCCGGGCTCGTCGCTGTATGGCGCGGGGGCCTTCCTGGGCGTGGTGAACCTCGTCACCCTGCGCGAGGAAGGCCTGTTCTCCTCCGCCTCGGTGGGCGGTGTGCCCAAGAAGGTGGAGCAGGGGCTCGCGCCCGCCGCGGAGCTCCACCTCTCGGGTGCCCTTGGCCTGGATCGCCTCAAGATCTTCGGGGATGGGGACGTCTGGTACCAGGAGGGTGGCTCGACGGCCGTCGAGAAGGACGCGCTCGACGCGGACACGCTCGCGCAGAAGCTGCGCGAGCCATTGGATCCCGCGGGCTACACCCATGATGACCGCTTCCTGCTCAACCTCGGCCTGGGCGCCGAGTACGCCATCTCCTCGCGCAACCGCTTCACCGCGTCCGTGCGGGTGATGTCCGAGGAGCGCGCCGCGCTCCTGGGCCTGTTCGACACCATGGGTCCGGACTCGCGCCTCAAGTGGCTGATGCTGCTGGGCGACATCACCTACGAGCGCCAGGTGAACGAGCAGATGCGGGTGCGCGCGCGCCTGTCCGCGGATCGGCAGTACACGGACCGGCTCTTCCAGATCGGTCCGGACAACTTCCGCACCGGCCCGGATGACCTCACCCAGCTCTTCCCCGAGGGCATGCTCGAGCAGACGCTCGTCACCGTGAGCGCCCTGGGCGCCAGCGTGGACGCGGACCTGTCGCTCTTCGAGGGCAACCGCCTGTCCTTCGGCGCGGTGGGGGAGTTGCAGACGCTGGACGACTACTCCTACCTCACCAACTACACCTCCGACAGCCGCAGGCGTGGCGAGCTGGCGCCACCGACGGGGCTCGTGGACATCCAGGACATCGCCGAGGGCGCGGCCTCGCGGCGGCTGGCGTTCGGCGCCTTCGTGCAGGACCAATGGACGGTGGTGGAGCCGCTCACGCTCACGCTCGGGCTGCGCGCGGACGTGACCCAGTTGCCCCTGATGGACAAGGACAGCCTCGCCATCACCGGCACGCACCTGGTGACGAGCCTCAACCCCCGCGCGGGGCTGGTCTTCTCGGCCACCGACTCGCTCGTGCTCAAGCTGCTCTACGGCCGGGCCTTCCGTCCGCCCACGCTCCAGGAGCTGCTCGAGCAGATCCCCAACACCTACTACAACCAGGGCCGCTTCGTGGGGAACCCGGGCCTGCAGCCCGCCGTGGTGGACACGATCGAGCTGGGCGCGGACCTCATCCAGACGGCGGGCGAGGCGCGCGTGCGCCTGCGCGGCAACGCCTTCTACGAGGCCTTCTCCCATCCCATCGCCGCGGTGGACACCTCGGGCAACATCGTCCCGGTGCGCAACCGCGAGCTGGGCGTGCGCGTGTACGGCGTGGAGGGCGAGGCCCGGCTGGAGGCCAGCAAGCGCGCCACCGCCTGGGTCAACGCGAGCCTCTTCCGCGCCGAGGACCTGGAGCTGCCCGCCAACCACCTCTACCTCACCGACACGCCCCAGGCGCGCTTCAACGCCGGCATCTCCATGCCCATTGGAGATGTCATCAACTTCGATCTCGTGGTGCGCGCGGGCGCCGAGCGGCGCAACAACACGCGCTCGGTGCTGGAGCTGGTGCGCCGCTACCGGATCCCCGCCTACAACCTCATCACCGCGCAGGTGCGCACCGAGCCCATCGCCGATCACTTCGAGCTGGCGCTGCTGGTGCAGAACGTCTTCGACTTCGACCTGCGCGATGATGTGCCCCGTCCGGACCGCATCCCCAACCTGCTTCCCCGCGAGGGCTTGTCCGCCTTCCTGACCTTGAGGGCCCACCTGTGA
- a CDS encoding ChaN family lipoprotein, translating to MRASLALHLALFRRQKAQIARAVEGQSAAFRAYEARYRRRTSDYRQILSAHAVSQQVRAADVIYVGDYHTLPLAQETYLNLVEGVREAGRRVVLALECVEGRHQASVDAYLAGRLTERALLSRLGLGAGQGAWSGARTLLAYARRHRLRVVGIDRRAQGERSLELRDAYAAERIARALRSEDSPRVVVLVGQYHVAPCHLPAQVERALGEAHGHKGLVVYQNAEGVYWRLAREGKVGAAQAVELADGALCLLNASPVVCQQSFLDYLEAESGDSPLRERGAAERFREMAGLIGRLAGVPVGRWLDEAEVVTAADGDALERIQQRGRFTQGELVQLRRYILSRESYYIPRARTAYLASLSLNHAAEEAAHFVRHCAVGDAMEAPRRASDAFYARCVEEALGFFGSKLVNPRRVCVGAGEWALRFGQARGVERQIAAFVLAHKAAEVEVPDEAVKLLPLRKDRLFHGVSHALGYLLGDALYQGFEAGRVERAEVRALFRDPLEDPRATYFQWVRRLSA from the coding sequence ATGCGCGCGTCGCTCGCCCTCCACCTCGCCCTGTTCCGCCGCCAGAAGGCCCAGATCGCCCGGGCCGTCGAAGGACAGTCGGCGGCCTTTCGCGCCTACGAGGCCCGCTACCGCCGGCGGACCTCCGACTACCGCCAGATCCTCTCCGCCCACGCCGTCTCCCAGCAGGTGCGCGCCGCGGACGTCATCTACGTGGGCGACTACCATACGCTGCCGCTCGCGCAGGAGACCTACCTGAACCTCGTGGAGGGCGTCCGGGAGGCGGGCCGCCGGGTGGTGCTCGCGCTCGAGTGCGTGGAGGGCCGGCACCAGGCGTCCGTCGACGCGTACCTCGCCGGACGCCTCACCGAGCGCGCCCTGCTCTCCCGCCTGGGACTCGGCGCGGGACAAGGTGCCTGGTCCGGGGCGCGCACGCTGCTCGCCTACGCCCGGCGCCACCGCCTGCGCGTGGTGGGCATCGACCGCCGCGCCCAGGGCGAGCGCTCGCTCGAGCTCCGGGACGCGTACGCGGCTGAGCGCATCGCCCGGGCCCTCCGGTCCGAGGACTCCCCCCGGGTGGTGGTGCTCGTGGGCCAGTACCACGTGGCACCCTGCCACCTCCCCGCCCAGGTGGAGCGGGCACTCGGCGAGGCGCACGGCCACAAGGGGCTCGTGGTGTACCAGAACGCCGAGGGCGTCTACTGGCGGCTCGCCCGCGAGGGCAAGGTGGGCGCGGCGCAGGCGGTGGAGCTGGCGGATGGGGCGCTGTGCCTGCTCAACGCCTCGCCGGTGGTGTGCCAGCAGAGCTTCCTGGACTACCTCGAGGCCGAGTCGGGGGACTCGCCCCTGCGCGAGCGCGGCGCCGCCGAGCGCTTCCGGGAGATGGCGGGCCTCATCGGACGGCTCGCGGGCGTGCCGGTGGGCCGCTGGCTCGACGAGGCCGAGGTGGTGACGGCGGCGGATGGAGACGCGCTCGAGCGCATCCAGCAGCGGGGCCGCTTCACGCAAGGTGAGCTCGTGCAGCTGCGCCGGTACATCCTCTCGCGCGAGAGCTACTACATCCCCCGGGCGCGCACGGCGTACCTGGCGTCGCTGTCCCTCAACCACGCGGCCGAGGAGGCGGCGCACTTCGTGCGGCACTGCGCCGTGGGCGACGCCATGGAGGCGCCGCGCCGGGCCTCGGATGCCTTCTACGCGCGCTGCGTGGAAGAGGCGCTGGGCTTCTTCGGCTCGAAGCTGGTGAACCCCCGGCGCGTCTGCGTGGGGGCCGGCGAGTGGGCCCTGCGCTTCGGTCAGGCCCGGGGCGTGGAGCGGCAGATCGCCGCGTTCGTGCTCGCGCACAAGGCGGCCGAGGTGGAGGTGCCGGACGAGGCGGTGAAGCTCCTGCCCCTGCGCAAGGATCGGCTCTTCCATGGCGTCAGCCACGCGCTGGGCTACCTGCTGGGCGACGCGCTCTACCAGGGCTTCGAGGCGGGCCGGGTCGAGCGCGCCGAGGTGCGCGCCCTGTTCCGGGATCCCCTCGAGGACCCGCGCGCCACCTACTTCCAGTGGGTGCGCCGCCTCTCCGCCTGA
- a CDS encoding DUF4785 family immunoglobulin-like domain-containing protein, with amino-acid sequence MTFPRSLVQSSGWALAVVLLGGFTPTAPEPSMSLATSARRVAGDVAPARLFPREVREPLAPGLVSVSNPGAPQQPLAPPLAPETRSSKSTVLHVAPGSAPQQLSLPIDTPEDAWVMFIPKGTDAQRGERALRDMQMFDPRGVRADVRAARSAEDALGLNASRLKAEGISRPVTLMRMGRDMGAGAYQVRVGAEAARVGMAIEVRLPSSPIELSLTASAMQFFPGEEGHVTVDLRSTARLEKVRFEATLYNPRFEKDRAVPVVRVGQEYRALVSRVLSERDEPGAWVLEVRATGRSEGEDFDRLAQTSVGFAVPTARIVSAGRPRLVRDAAGKVAAFEVDVELESQARDRYEVSGTLVATDRQGGERPVAEAQVTDQLGVGSHTVTLRFDAGHVGLSRMEGAYALRELRLFSLGTNALYHRLGRGLELRMPAASVAEFAAPVMTPAIEHRLKAGDFNVLP; translated from the coding sequence ATGACCTTTCCACGCTCCCTCGTTCAGTCCTCCGGCTGGGCCCTGGCGGTGGTGCTCCTCGGCGGCTTCACCCCGACGGCCCCCGAGCCCTCCATGAGCCTGGCCACGAGCGCCCGGCGCGTCGCGGGCGATGTCGCTCCCGCGCGTCTGTTCCCGCGCGAAGTGCGTGAGCCCCTCGCTCCGGGCCTCGTCTCGGTGTCCAACCCCGGCGCGCCCCAGCAGCCGCTCGCGCCGCCCCTCGCGCCAGAGACCCGGAGCTCCAAGTCCACCGTGCTGCACGTGGCCCCGGGCTCGGCGCCCCAGCAGCTCTCGCTGCCCATCGACACGCCCGAGGACGCCTGGGTGATGTTCATCCCCAAGGGCACGGACGCCCAGCGCGGCGAGCGGGCGCTGCGGGACATGCAGATGTTCGACCCCCGCGGCGTGCGCGCGGACGTGCGCGCGGCGCGCTCCGCCGAGGACGCCCTGGGGCTGAATGCCTCGCGCCTGAAGGCCGAGGGCATCTCCCGGCCCGTCACCCTGATGCGCATGGGCCGGGACATGGGCGCGGGCGCCTATCAGGTGCGGGTGGGCGCCGAGGCGGCCCGCGTGGGCATGGCCATCGAGGTGCGCCTGCCGTCCTCTCCCATCGAGCTGTCGCTCACCGCCTCGGCCATGCAGTTCTTCCCGGGCGAGGAGGGCCACGTGACGGTGGACCTGCGCTCCACGGCCCGGCTGGAGAAGGTGCGCTTCGAGGCCACGCTCTACAACCCGCGCTTCGAGAAGGATCGGGCGGTGCCGGTGGTCCGGGTGGGCCAGGAGTACCGGGCGCTCGTCTCGCGCGTGCTGAGCGAGCGGGATGAGCCGGGTGCGTGGGTGCTCGAGGTTCGCGCGACGGGTCGCTCGGAGGGCGAGGACTTCGACCGCCTGGCGCAGACGTCGGTGGGCTTCGCGGTGCCCACGGCGCGCATCGTCTCGGCGGGGCGTCCGCGCCTGGTGCGCGACGCGGCCGGCAAGGTGGCGGCCTTCGAGGTGGACGTGGAGCTGGAGAGCCAGGCACGCGATCGCTACGAGGTGTCGGGCACGCTGGTGGCCACGGATCGCCAGGGCGGTGAGCGGCCGGTGGCCGAGGCACAGGTGACGGACCAGCTCGGCGTGGGCTCGCACACCGTGACGTTGCGCTTCGACGCGGGCCACGTGGGCCTGTCGCGGATGGAAGGCGCCTATGCCCTGCGCGAGCTGCGGCTCTTCTCGCTGGGCACCAACGCCTTGTACCACCGCCTGGGCCGGGGACTGGAGCTGCGCATGCCGGCGGCGAGCGTCGCCGAGTTCGCCGCGCCGGTGATGACGCCCGCCATCGAGCACCGGTTGAAGGCGGGCGACTTCAACGTCCTGCCGTAG
- a CDS encoding acyl-CoA carboxylase subunit beta: MKMKERVEKLEEQRRRNEGLGGPERIERQHAKGKLTARERLQRLFDENTFEEMGLLAGAEGHLPEEEDPSRPSPADGVITGVGEIDGRSVAAAIYDFTVFGGSIGTVGERKVARMRDLALKHRIPMVWLVDSAGARLEAGGDVDPRRLAGFADTGYLFREQVVMSGVVPQVAAMVGPGAAGTAYIPALADFVPMVKGTSSLALGGPYLVESVVGEKVTEEELGGSKVHTEVSGVADAEYPDDATCLAAIREYLSFFPSHCEERPPRRPTADPFDRRDESLLTVVPDSPRQAFDMNKVILSLVDDRKFFPLKPRFARNLITGLARIDGWPVGIVANNSMYLGGILDVNAADKAARFINLCDAFQVPLLFLQDVPGFMVGTKVEQQGIIRHGAKMMYAAASATVPKFTVVVRKGYGAGYYVMNGRAFEPDLFIAWPGAEIGVMGAEGMVAIAARKLLQGAESPEAAEAMKKQLAEGLRQHIRIERTAALAMVDDVVDPRDTRRLLARALKRSANKKVERPFRRREISPV, from the coding sequence ATGAAGATGAAGGAGCGGGTGGAGAAGCTCGAGGAGCAGCGCCGCCGCAACGAGGGCCTGGGGGGACCGGAGCGCATCGAGCGCCAGCACGCCAAGGGCAAGCTCACCGCCCGCGAGCGCCTCCAGCGGCTCTTCGACGAGAACACCTTCGAGGAGATGGGTCTGCTCGCCGGGGCCGAGGGCCACCTGCCCGAGGAGGAGGACCCGTCCCGGCCCTCGCCCGCGGACGGCGTCATCACCGGCGTAGGGGAGATCGACGGACGGTCCGTGGCGGCGGCCATCTACGACTTCACGGTGTTCGGCGGCTCCATCGGCACGGTGGGCGAGCGCAAGGTGGCGCGCATGCGCGACCTGGCCCTCAAGCACCGCATCCCCATGGTGTGGCTGGTCGACTCGGCGGGCGCGCGCCTGGAGGCGGGTGGCGACGTGGACCCCCGGCGCCTCGCGGGCTTCGCGGACACCGGCTACCTCTTCCGCGAGCAGGTGGTGATGAGCGGCGTGGTGCCCCAGGTCGCCGCCATGGTGGGCCCCGGCGCCGCCGGCACCGCCTACATCCCGGCGCTCGCGGACTTCGTGCCCATGGTCAAGGGCACCAGCTCGCTCGCCCTCGGCGGCCCCTACCTCGTGGAGTCCGTGGTGGGCGAGAAGGTGACGGAGGAGGAGCTGGGCGGCTCGAAGGTGCACACCGAGGTGTCCGGCGTGGCCGACGCCGAGTACCCCGACGACGCCACCTGCCTCGCCGCCATCCGCGAGTACCTGTCCTTCTTCCCCTCGCACTGCGAGGAGCGGCCCCCGCGCCGGCCCACGGCGGATCCGTTCGACAGGCGCGACGAGTCGCTGCTCACCGTGGTGCCCGACAGCCCGCGCCAGGCGTTCGACATGAACAAGGTCATCCTGTCGCTGGTGGATGACCGCAAGTTCTTCCCGCTCAAGCCCCGCTTCGCGCGCAACCTCATCACCGGCCTGGCGCGCATCGACGGCTGGCCCGTGGGCATCGTGGCCAACAACTCCATGTACCTGGGCGGCATCCTGGACGTGAACGCGGCGGACAAAGCGGCGCGCTTCATCAACCTGTGTGACGCCTTCCAGGTGCCGCTGCTCTTCCTCCAGGACGTGCCGGGCTTCATGGTGGGCACCAAGGTGGAGCAGCAGGGCATCATCCGCCACGGGGCGAAGATGATGTACGCGGCCGCCAGCGCCACCGTGCCCAAATTCACCGTGGTGGTGCGCAAGGGCTATGGCGCGGGCTACTACGTCATGAATGGCCGGGCCTTCGAGCCGGATCTGTTCATCGCCTGGCCCGGCGCGGAGATCGGCGTCATGGGCGCCGAGGGCATGGTGGCCATCGCCGCGCGCAAGCTCCTGCAGGGCGCCGAAAGCCCCGAGGCCGCCGAGGCCATGAAGAAGCAGCTCGCCGAGGGCCTGCGCCAGCACATCCGCATCGAGCGCACCGCCGCGCTCGCCATGGTGGACGACGTGGTGGATCCCCGCGACACGCGGCGCCTGCTCGCGCGTGCCCTCAAGCGCTCGGCGAACAAGAAGGTGGAGCGCCCCTTCCGACGCCGGGAGATCTCCCCCGTCTAG
- a CDS encoding YaiI/YqxD family protein — protein sequence MKLWVDADACPGPVRDILLRASQRLRLPIVFVANKTLSLPRSELVSSVRVGSGLDVADQYIAKQAQSGDLAVTQDIPLAALLVPKGVVVLDPRGELFTEDNISERLSVRNFMQELRESGVVTGGPSGFSSQDRQQFAAALDRELARLHKPRP from the coding sequence ATGAAACTCTGGGTGGATGCCGATGCCTGTCCCGGTCCCGTGCGGGACATCCTCTTGCGCGCCTCGCAGCGCTTGCGGCTCCCCATCGTCTTCGTGGCCAACAAGACGCTCTCCCTGCCCCGCTCGGAGCTCGTCTCCTCGGTGCGCGTGGGCAGCGGGCTCGACGTCGCGGACCAGTACATCGCGAAGCAGGCCCAGTCCGGCGATCTCGCCGTCACCCAGGACATCCCGCTCGCGGCCCTGCTCGTGCCCAAGGGCGTCGTCGTGCTCGATCCCCGCGGCGAACTGTTCACCGAGGACAACATTTCCGAGCGCCTGTCCGTGCGCAACTTCATGCAGGAGCTGCGCGAGAGCGGCGTGGTGACGGGGGGCCCCAGCGGCTTCTCCTCGCAGGACCGCCAGCAGTTCGCCGCCGCCCTGGACCGCGAACTCGCGCGACTGCACAAGCCACGACCCTAG